From one Streptomyces sp. R41 genomic stretch:
- the betA gene encoding choline dehydrogenase: MAPLQYDFVIVGGGSAGSALANRLSADPGNQVLVLEAGRPDYPWDVFIHMPAALTYPIGSRFYDWKYESEPEPHMGDRRVYHARGKVLGGSSSINGMIFQRGNPMDYERWAADAGMESWDYAHCLPYFKRMENCLAADPDDEFRGHDGPLVLERGPASNPLFTAFLKAVQEAGYPRTDDVNGYQQEGFAPFDRNVHRGRRLSASKAYLKPARKRPNLTITTRALVTRVLFEGKRAVGVEYRRRGKVQQVRAREVILCGGAINSPQLLQLSGVGNAEELSALGIDVVHDLPGVGENMQDHLEVYIQYACKQPVSMQPYMAKWRAPFIGLQWLFRKGPASTNHFEAGGFARSNEDVDYPNLMFHFLPIAVRYDGSSPAGGHGYQVHVGPMYSDAIGSVKIKSKDPNEHPALRFNYLSTEQDRREWVESIRVARKLLNQPALAPYNDGEISPGPSVESDDEILAWVAKEGETALHPSCTCKMGTDEMSVVDPGNMRVHGVEGLRVVDASVMPYVTNGNIYAPVMMIAEKAADLILGKEPLPASKAAYYRYRDAQKQAG, from the coding sequence ATGGCTCCCCTGCAATACGACTTCGTCATCGTCGGCGGTGGATCGGCCGGCAGCGCACTGGCGAACAGACTCTCCGCGGACCCGGGCAATCAGGTGCTGGTCCTGGAGGCCGGCCGGCCCGATTACCCGTGGGATGTCTTCATCCACATGCCCGCGGCGCTGACCTACCCGATCGGCAGCCGGTTCTACGACTGGAAGTACGAGTCCGAACCCGAGCCCCACATGGGCGACCGGCGCGTCTACCACGCGCGCGGCAAGGTGCTGGGCGGTTCCAGCAGCATCAACGGCATGATCTTCCAGCGCGGCAACCCCATGGACTACGAGCGCTGGGCCGCCGATGCCGGCATGGAGTCCTGGGACTACGCGCACTGTCTGCCGTACTTCAAGCGGATGGAGAACTGTCTCGCGGCCGACCCCGACGACGAGTTCCGCGGCCACGACGGCCCTCTCGTACTCGAACGCGGCCCCGCCTCCAACCCGCTGTTCACCGCCTTCCTCAAGGCCGTCCAGGAGGCGGGTTACCCCCGCACCGACGACGTCAACGGCTACCAGCAGGAGGGCTTCGCCCCCTTCGACCGCAACGTCCACCGAGGACGCCGCCTGTCGGCCTCCAAGGCGTACCTCAAGCCCGCGAGGAAGCGGCCCAACCTCACCATCACCACCCGCGCCCTGGTCACCCGCGTCCTCTTTGAGGGCAAGCGTGCCGTCGGTGTCGAATATCGGCGTCGCGGCAAGGTCCAGCAGGTGCGCGCCCGCGAGGTCATCCTCTGCGGCGGCGCGATCAACTCCCCGCAGCTGCTGCAGCTCTCCGGCGTCGGCAACGCCGAGGAACTGAGCGCGCTCGGCATCGACGTGGTCCACGACCTCCCGGGCGTCGGCGAGAACATGCAGGACCATCTGGAGGTGTACATCCAGTACGCCTGCAAGCAGCCCGTCTCCATGCAGCCGTACATGGCGAAGTGGCGCGCGCCCTTCATCGGCCTGCAGTGGCTCTTCCGCAAGGGACCCGCCTCGACCAACCACTTCGAGGCCGGCGGCTTCGCCCGCAGCAACGAGGACGTGGACTACCCCAACCTGATGTTCCACTTCCTGCCGATCGCGGTCCGCTACGACGGCTCCTCGCCGGCCGGCGGGCACGGCTACCAGGTGCACGTCGGGCCCATGTACTCCGACGCCATCGGCTCGGTGAAGATCAAGAGCAAGGACCCGAACGAGCACCCGGCGCTGCGCTTCAACTACCTGTCCACCGAACAGGACCGCCGCGAGTGGGTCGAGTCGATCCGCGTCGCCCGCAAGCTCCTCAACCAGCCCGCCCTGGCCCCGTACAACGACGGGGAGATCTCGCCCGGCCCGTCCGTCGAGAGCGACGACGAGATCCTCGCCTGGGTCGCGAAGGAGGGCGAGACCGCCCTGCACCCCTCGTGCACCTGCAAGATGGGCACCGACGAGATGTCCGTCGTCGACCCCGGCAACATGCGGGTGCACGGCGTGGAGGGACTGCGCGTCGTCGACGCTTCGGTGATGCCCTACGTCACCAACGGCAACATCTACGCGCCGGTGATGATGATCGCGGAGAAGGCGGCCGACCTCATCCTCGGCAAGGAGCCGCTGCCCGCATCCAAGGCCGCGTACTACCGGTACCGCGACGCCCAGAAGCAGGCCGGGTAG
- a CDS encoding 5,10-methylenetetrahydrofolate reductase, with product MGGDHFRALLSSVRYEVLPAKSTEDKVLAHVPRDVVVTVTASPVKGLEPTLDLATRLAAHGCRVVPHVPARLLRDDAHLKDVVDRLGEAGIDDVFVPAGDADPPAGAYDGALPVLRRLSELGSPFARVGITGYPESHPLIHDDLTIQAMWDKRAHATYIVSNLCFDPRVLGDWVGRIRRRDVTLPVHVGVAGPVQRAKLLSMAAKIGVGESTRFLTKHASWFLRFAAPGGYSPDRLLARSAEALTAPSAGVAGLHLFTFNQIAETERWRRAVLERLGG from the coding sequence TTGGGCGGCGACCACTTCCGGGCGCTGCTGTCGAGCGTCCGCTACGAGGTGCTGCCCGCGAAGTCGACCGAGGACAAGGTCCTCGCCCATGTGCCGCGCGACGTCGTCGTCACCGTGACGGCGTCGCCGGTCAAGGGCCTGGAGCCGACGCTCGACCTCGCCACCCGGCTCGCGGCGCACGGCTGTCGCGTCGTCCCGCATGTGCCCGCGCGGCTGCTGCGGGACGACGCGCACCTGAAGGATGTCGTCGACCGGCTCGGGGAGGCGGGCATCGACGACGTGTTCGTCCCGGCGGGCGACGCCGATCCGCCGGCCGGGGCCTACGACGGGGCACTACCCGTGCTGCGCAGGCTGAGCGAGCTGGGCAGCCCCTTCGCGCGGGTCGGTATCACCGGTTATCCCGAGAGCCACCCGCTCATCCACGACGACCTCACCATCCAGGCGATGTGGGACAAGCGCGCGCACGCCACGTACATCGTGAGCAACCTCTGCTTCGACCCGCGTGTGCTGGGTGACTGGGTCGGCCGGATACGCCGTCGCGACGTCACCCTGCCCGTCCATGTGGGCGTCGCGGGGCCGGTGCAGCGGGCGAAGCTGCTGTCCATGGCGGCGAAGATCGGCGTGGGGGAGTCGACCCGCTTTCTCACCAAGCACGCCTCCTGGTTCCTGCGCTTCGCGGCACCCGGCGGCTACTCGCCCGACCGGCTGCTCGCACGCAGCGCCGAGGCGCTCACCGCGCCCTCGGCGGGGGTGGCGGGCCTGCACCTGTTCACCTTCAACCAGATCGCGGAGACCGAACGGTGGCGCCGCGCTGTGCTTGAGCGATTGGGTGGCTGA
- the purU gene encoding formyltetrahydrofolate deformylase gives MSPRPQPGREYVLTLSCPDSAGLVHAVSGFLVRNSGNILESQQFDDRLEGRFFMRVHFDVSDPNADLKNLRYRFGPVAEAYRISWTLRDASTPTRTLIMVSKFGHCLNDLLFRRRTGALNIEIPAIVSNHRDFEGLAQTYGVPFHHIPVTKDTKADAEARLLELVRELDIDLVVLARYMQILSDDLCKQLEGHAINIHHSFLPSFKGARPYQQAYERGVKLVGATAHYVTPDLDEGQIIEQDVVRVDHSLDSEELVTVGRDVEAQVLAHAVKWHTESRVMVDGNRTVVFR, from the coding sequence ATGTCCCCTCGACCGCAACCTGGCCGTGAGTACGTCCTCACTCTCTCGTGTCCGGACAGCGCCGGACTGGTCCACGCCGTGAGCGGCTTTCTCGTCAGGAACTCCGGCAACATCCTGGAGAGCCAGCAGTTCGATGATCGACTCGAGGGCCGTTTCTTCATGAGGGTCCACTTCGACGTTTCCGATCCAAACGCCGATCTGAAAAATCTGCGTTACCGATTCGGTCCCGTCGCCGAGGCCTACCGGATCTCCTGGACCCTCCGGGACGCCTCGACCCCGACCAGGACGCTGATCATGGTGTCCAAGTTCGGCCACTGCCTCAACGATCTGCTCTTCCGCCGGCGCACCGGCGCTCTCAACATCGAGATCCCCGCGATCGTCTCCAATCACCGGGACTTCGAGGGACTGGCGCAGACCTACGGCGTCCCCTTCCACCACATCCCGGTGACCAAGGACACCAAGGCAGACGCCGAGGCGCGCCTGCTGGAGCTCGTACGCGAGCTGGACATCGACCTGGTGGTGCTGGCTCGCTACATGCAGATCCTCTCCGACGACCTGTGCAAGCAGCTGGAGGGTCACGCCATCAACATCCACCACTCGTTCCTGCCCAGCTTCAAGGGCGCCCGCCCCTACCAGCAGGCGTACGAACGCGGAGTGAAGCTCGTCGGCGCGACGGCGCACTATGTGACACCTGACCTGGACGAGGGGCAGATCATCGAGCAGGACGTGGTCCGGGTGGACCACTCGCTCGACTCCGAGGAGCTGGTCACGGTCGGGCGGGACGTGGAGGCGCAGGTGCTCGCGCATGCGGTGAAGTGGCACACCGAGAGCCGCGTCATGGTGGACGGCAACCGCACGGTTGTATTCCGCTGA